The following proteins come from a genomic window of Paenibacillus spongiae:
- the trpS gene encoding tryptophan--tRNA ligase, giving the protein MKERVLTGDRATGKLHLGHYVGSLQNRVHLQEKYETFVLLADVQALTTHFEKPDLIREHLREIALDYLSVGIHPDRSTIFVQSMIPEIAELTILFSMFVTVNALRHNPTVKSESKNAGLDEMYYGFLGYPVSQAADIAFCKATIVPVGDDQLPHLELARKIVRRFNELYEPVLVEPKPLIGDMPRLVGTDGNAKMSKSLGNAIALDSSTEEIANKIKRATTDPARVHKNDPGHPDICPIYAYHRAFRPDESPEIREGCEKGTMGCSACKARITSALEQLIEPMRERRSYYAARPKAVDDILMAGTQRARGVAQETMKEVREAMSLNYFD; this is encoded by the coding sequence ATGAAAGAACGAGTATTAACAGGAGATCGGGCTACCGGCAAGCTTCACCTTGGCCATTACGTCGGCAGTTTGCAAAACCGCGTTCATTTGCAAGAGAAATATGAGACGTTCGTGCTTCTGGCGGATGTTCAAGCGTTAACGACACATTTTGAGAAGCCGGATTTGATTCGTGAGCACTTACGCGAGATTGCGCTGGATTATCTATCCGTAGGCATTCATCCGGATCGATCAACGATATTCGTACAGTCCATGATTCCGGAAATCGCAGAATTGACCATACTGTTCTCCATGTTCGTCACCGTTAATGCGCTGCGTCACAACCCAACGGTGAAATCGGAATCGAAGAATGCCGGGCTAGACGAGATGTACTACGGATTTCTGGGCTATCCGGTGAGTCAGGCGGCCGATATTGCATTCTGCAAAGCGACGATCGTTCCGGTCGGAGACGATCAGCTGCCGCATCTGGAGCTGGCGCGCAAAATCGTACGCCGGTTCAACGAATTATATGAACCCGTGCTTGTGGAGCCAAAGCCGCTGATAGGCGATATGCCAAGGCTGGTGGGTACGGATGGGAATGCGAAAATGAGCAAGAGTCTCGGCAATGCCATCGCGCTGGATTCCTCAACGGAGGAGATTGCGAATAAAATCAAACGGGCTACGACGGACCCCGCTCGCGTTCATAAGAACGACCCCGGCCACCCGGATATTTGCCCGATCTATGCGTATCATCGGGCCTTCCGCCCGGATGAATCCCCGGAAATCCGTGAAGGGTGCGAGAAAGGGACCATGGGGTGCTCTGCTTGTAAAGCACGGATTACGTCAGCATTGGAACAGCTTATTGAGCCTATGCGCGAACGCCGGTCTTACTATGCCGCGAGGCCAAAAGCTGTCGACGACATCTTAATGGCTGGAACTCAGCGAGCACGAGGAGTCGCTCAAGAGACGATGAAGGAAGTACGGGAAGCGATGAGTCTGAACTATTTTGATTGA
- a CDS encoding GNAT family N-acetyltransferase, whose amino-acid sequence MYQVEHNTDKHQFFIQDNGELIAEMTYSVTNPSLYIIDHTYVNDNYRGQGLADQLLTHFIDYARKHEIKLMPLCPFAKKQFDTKPEYADVRY is encoded by the coding sequence ATGTATCAAGTGGAACATAATACGGATAAGCATCAATTCTTTATACAGGACAATGGGGAACTCATTGCAGAGATGACCTACAGTGTTACCAATCCATCCCTATATATCATCGATCACACCTATGTAAATGATAATTACCGCGGACAAGGCTTGGCTGATCAGCTCTTGACTCACTTCATTGACTATGCGCGCAAGCATGAGATTAAATTAATGCCGCTTTGTCCTTTTGCTAAGAAGCAATTCGACACTAAGCCTGAATACGCGGATGTCCGTTATTAA
- a CDS encoding (4Fe-4S)-binding protein translates to MSKKAYRGKDFEVYFDSEKCIHSGICVKGMPEVFDLKKRPWINTDGAPTDKIAAHIDTCPSGALSYRYLSSPST, encoded by the coding sequence ATGAGTAAGAAAGCGTATCGAGGCAAGGATTTTGAAGTGTACTTCGATTCAGAGAAGTGCATTCATTCTGGTATTTGCGTAAAAGGGATGCCTGAAGTGTTCGATTTGAAAAAGAGACCTTGGATTAATACAGATGGGGCACCGACAGACAAAATTGCTGCTCATATTGATACTTGTCCGAGTGGAGCGTTAAGCTACAGGTATCTATCCTCACCATCCACATAA
- a CDS encoding S-layer homology domain-containing protein, with the protein MSVMRKGTSRFFASFIALIILLSSFNGLAFADAGSGTAAEAQSKPIMSLDYSGSNSKSFTVSDDSGAAVDIALDQNLASMQEMVNQINSRLAGTHITAAVTSPNSFKLTSSVIGRYSSITISGPNAADFFANTQYRGTATDAESVAETKASLTPFFDSDDSIGWVTGSMTLPTADSINGTSISWTSSNTGIITNTGSVNRPAVNTKVTLTAEITKGLALATQTFEVTVIGTTPQVVLTDAESVANTKAEITPIYATDESQGYVKRNLLLRLFDEVNGTSISWSSSHTSIVTNSGAVARPLSTVTVTLTATITKGSVTDTVSFDVSVIGTVSELLLNEKAGLHPVYASGDWESSVTRNLQLPSISNGIAINWNSSDAAYLANDGTVTRPNFSDGPANVDLTATLTLSGVSETKTFHITVVPKDETDLEAVTYDKDHLAVGYAAGDSASRVMGSLTLPVSGAHGSVIAWSSSNTAVISNTGVVNRPSAADANVMLTAAVTKGGEEAAATFMLTVKRVEPVNIPGGFIAPPTPPAPPAFAMTSATQSLIESSGSGVIVAAVETSTNRAGAAVTKVNEAELLKQVSHTEARVVVVPVESSNGKAVVSLTPGLLAALKQKDERSKVVFQMNGVTYELPAALADTSAVAKALGLSDSEAKDAEIHVSIEALPASAVQDQVAEAGGTLAASAASFSIAIVTPGKTYDFNDFRGHYINRSFELNHSVDSANAAGVVIHSDGSVSPVPAIFTAAAGKPVAIIKADHNSVYTVIEHTSSLSDIGTSWAKDKIKILANKKIIHGYEGGTFKPSGVVTRAEFAAILAKGLGLSDDASAITFSDVTMEAWYAGAVGAMSSRGFINGYADGSFKADQTITRQEEAIILGRVLAYLNVETDASLSILDSFHDRASIAKSAESHIAALVGLKIMNGSDQGNLNPQGYATRAETAALIYKLLSLVKFLN; encoded by the coding sequence ATGAGTGTAATGCGGAAAGGGACGTCAAGATTTTTTGCTAGCTTCATCGCTCTGATTATTCTATTATCCAGTTTTAACGGATTGGCCTTTGCGGATGCGGGAAGCGGCACTGCTGCAGAGGCGCAGAGCAAGCCGATTATGAGTTTGGATTATTCGGGAAGCAACTCGAAAAGCTTTACGGTCAGCGATGATTCCGGAGCTGCGGTAGACATTGCGCTGGATCAGAATTTGGCTAGTATGCAGGAGATGGTCAATCAGATTAATTCCAGGCTCGCGGGAACTCATATCACGGCGGCCGTTACTTCTCCGAACAGTTTTAAGCTTACGTCCAGCGTGATCGGGAGATATAGCTCTATTACCATCTCGGGACCGAACGCGGCCGACTTTTTTGCCAATACGCAATACCGCGGTACGGCAACGGATGCGGAGAGCGTTGCGGAAACCAAAGCGAGCTTAACGCCATTCTTCGACTCGGACGATAGTATAGGATGGGTAACGGGCAGCATGACGCTTCCGACCGCCGATTCCATCAATGGAACCTCCATTTCGTGGACTTCGAGCAATACGGGGATCATCACGAATACAGGCAGTGTGAATAGACCGGCGGTTAATACGAAAGTAACCCTGACAGCCGAGATTACCAAGGGCCTGGCTTTGGCGACCCAGACATTTGAAGTCACCGTCATCGGAACGACGCCTCAAGTGGTCTTAACGGATGCCGAAAGCGTAGCGAATACGAAAGCGGAAATAACCCCGATCTACGCAACAGATGAATCGCAAGGCTATGTAAAAAGGAATCTATTGCTGCGTTTGTTTGATGAAGTGAACGGCACCTCCATTTCGTGGTCTTCCAGCCATACAAGTATCGTTACGAATAGCGGGGCGGTGGCCAGACCACTGTCTACGGTTACGGTCACCTTGACGGCAACGATTACGAAAGGCAGTGTGACCGACACGGTTTCGTTCGATGTTTCGGTGATCGGGACCGTTTCCGAATTGCTCCTCAACGAAAAAGCCGGACTTCATCCCGTCTATGCGAGCGGAGACTGGGAATCCTCCGTGACCCGGAACCTGCAGCTGCCTTCCATCTCTAACGGTATCGCGATAAACTGGAATTCTTCCGACGCCGCGTACCTTGCGAATGACGGTACGGTGACGCGTCCGAATTTCTCGGATGGCCCGGCCAATGTGGATTTGACGGCTACGCTTACCTTGAGCGGCGTCTCGGAAACGAAGACGTTCCATATTACCGTTGTCCCGAAGGACGAGACGGATCTTGAGGCGGTTACCTACGATAAAGACCATCTTGCCGTAGGGTACGCGGCAGGCGACTCGGCCAGCCGCGTGATGGGCAGCCTTACTTTGCCAGTTAGCGGAGCGCACGGTTCGGTCATTGCCTGGTCTTCAAGCAACACTGCCGTCATTTCCAATACCGGAGTCGTCAACCGGCCTTCCGCCGCGGATGCGAATGTCATGTTGACCGCTGCGGTTACCAAGGGCGGGGAAGAGGCTGCCGCCACATTCATGCTGACGGTAAAACGTGTAGAGCCGGTTAATATTCCAGGCGGCTTCATAGCACCGCCAACCCCTCCGGCGCCGCCCGCATTTGCAATGACCAGCGCGACCCAATCGTTGATCGAATCGTCAGGCAGCGGCGTTATCGTGGCTGCGGTTGAAACCTCCACGAACAGAGCGGGGGCTGCCGTAACGAAAGTTAATGAAGCGGAGCTTCTGAAACAAGTAAGCCACACAGAGGCTAGAGTCGTCGTTGTTCCTGTGGAAAGTTCGAACGGTAAAGCCGTTGTTTCGTTGACGCCGGGACTGCTTGCAGCGTTGAAACAGAAGGACGAACGATCGAAAGTCGTATTCCAAATGAACGGCGTTACCTATGAACTCCCTGCTGCTTTGGCGGACACCTCGGCAGTAGCGAAAGCGCTTGGTCTTTCCGATTCGGAAGCCAAGGATGCCGAGATCCACGTATCCATTGAAGCCTTGCCTGCAAGCGCCGTGCAAGATCAGGTCGCGGAGGCCGGCGGCACCCTTGCTGCTTCTGCCGCAAGCTTCTCGATCGCCATCGTTACACCGGGCAAGACCTATGATTTCAACGATTTCCGCGGCCATTACATCAACCGTTCATTTGAATTGAATCATTCCGTGGATTCGGCAAATGCCGCAGGCGTCGTCATTCATTCAGACGGTTCCGTGTCGCCTGTGCCTGCGATCTTTACGGCTGCAGCCGGCAAGCCGGTAGCCATAATCAAAGCCGATCACAATTCCGTGTATACGGTGATTGAGCATACGAGCAGCCTTTCTGACATTGGCACCTCATGGGCTAAAGACAAAATCAAGATCCTGGCGAACAAAAAAATCATCCATGGATACGAGGGCGGCACATTCAAGCCCAGCGGCGTTGTGACGCGTGCGGAGTTCGCGGCGATCCTGGCGAAAGGGCTTGGACTGAGCGACGATGCGAGCGCAATAACGTTCTCGGATGTTACTATGGAGGCGTGGTATGCCGGCGCCGTAGGCGCAATGTCCTCCCGCGGCTTCATTAACGGTTATGCGGACGGGAGCTTCAAAGCCGATCAAACAATCACCCGTCAAGAAGAGGCCATCATTCTCGGCCGCGTGCTTGCTTATCTGAACGTAGAGACGGATGCGAGCCTGTCCATTCTTGATTCATTCCATGACCGCGCTTCGATTGCCAAGTCTGCCGAGTCTCATATTGCGGCGCTTGTCGGCCTAAAGATTATGAACGGCAGCGACCAAGGAAACTTAAATCCGCAAGGCTATGCTACTCGCGCAGAAACGGCGGCATTGATCTATAAGCTTCTAAGCTTAGTGAAGTTCCTCAATTAA
- a CDS encoding PadR family transcriptional regulator has product MNTEMLKGTVDLLILSIIQESDNYGYEISKAIKDRTSGAFELQEATLYLSLKRLEKQHAVASYWGDQTHGGRRKYYSITDEGRLLLNKYIQDWQHTSRIVNRFI; this is encoded by the coding sequence TTGAATACGGAAATGCTGAAGGGGACCGTCGATCTCTTGATTCTTTCGATTATTCAAGAGAGCGATAATTATGGATACGAGATCTCAAAGGCAATTAAGGATCGGACATCCGGGGCCTTTGAACTGCAGGAAGCGACGTTGTATTTGTCGTTGAAGCGACTGGAGAAGCAGCACGCGGTGGCCTCTTACTGGGGCGATCAGACTCACGGAGGAAGACGGAAATATTATTCGATTACCGATGAGGGGCGACTGCTTTTGAATAAATACATTCAAGATTGGCAGCATACCTCCCGAATTGTAAACCGATTTATCTAG
- a CDS encoding permease prefix domain 1-containing protein, whose product MHLFRKAFSLGDIKYSWMLILSILICGAFFYADRMDQPDDRLWLSVGYGASFGLAILWSVMNYIGHIRINAMYRKQNDIGAYVEQLAMSDEDKLELRNYLEDYTEDLMTRGKSREQATAEAISQFKVKELLSLSKNTSLFQLHAHCYLFGWAAVACAALVLLVVLDGALGSNAVLVLILETIFIVYGASLFLLFLVYKLLDAWIHQKMYGNLS is encoded by the coding sequence ATGCATTTGTTTCGGAAAGCATTCAGTTTAGGCGATATCAAGTATTCGTGGATGTTGATCCTGTCCATTCTAATATGCGGCGCGTTCTTTTACGCAGACCGTATGGATCAACCCGATGACCGGCTTTGGTTGTCCGTTGGGTATGGTGCCTCGTTCGGGCTGGCTATTCTATGGAGCGTCATGAATTATATCGGCCATATTCGAATCAATGCGATGTACCGGAAGCAGAACGATATCGGGGCTTACGTCGAACAGCTGGCTATGAGCGATGAAGACAAGCTGGAGCTGCGCAATTATTTAGAGGATTATACGGAGGATTTAATGACCCGGGGAAAATCCAGGGAACAGGCAACCGCGGAGGCCATATCGCAATTCAAGGTCAAGGAGCTGTTATCTCTATCGAAGAACACCTCGCTGTTCCAGCTGCATGCGCATTGTTATTTATTCGGCTGGGCCGCGGTTGCTTGCGCAGCACTTGTCCTGCTTGTCGTTTTGGATGGGGCATTAGGGTCAAACGCGGTATTGGTATTGATTCTTGAAACGATATTTATCGTGTATGGCGCTTCCCTTTTCCTCTTGTTTCTCGTCTATAAATTGTTAGATGCTTGGATCCATCAGAAGATGTACGGCAATTTATCTTAA
- a CDS encoding DedA family protein, producing MENWITEMMNQFGYIGVFLLITIENVFPPIPSEVILTFGGFMTTNSSELSIMGMVVSSTVGSLVGAIVLYYIGYLIDRSRMERIIVRWGRILRLTTADVHKAYNWFSKYGVWTVLLCRLVPLLRSLISIPAGSTRMNLGLFILLTTVGSLIWNTTLISIGAAVGSSWETIVAYMNIYSNVVYVLIALGCIAVVALILRRKRKTT from the coding sequence ATGGAGAACTGGATTACAGAAATGATGAATCAATTTGGCTATATCGGTGTCTTCCTGCTCATTACGATTGAGAATGTGTTTCCGCCGATTCCATCCGAGGTCATCCTAACATTCGGCGGTTTCATGACGACCAATTCGTCCGAGCTCAGCATCATGGGAATGGTGGTATCCTCCACAGTCGGATCCTTAGTCGGGGCAATCGTCCTGTATTACATCGGCTATTTGATTGATCGGAGCAGAATGGAGCGTATCATTGTCAGATGGGGCAGGATTCTAAGACTGACCACTGCCGACGTGCATAAGGCTTACAACTGGTTCTCCAAATACGGAGTGTGGACCGTGCTTCTCTGCCGGCTTGTCCCACTGCTCCGCAGTCTGATTTCCATTCCGGCAGGGAGCACCCGCATGAACCTGGGATTGTTTATTCTCCTGACCACCGTAGGGTCATTGATCTGGAATACGACGCTCATTAGTATCGGCGCTGCCGTCGGCTCTTCATGGGAAACCATCGTGGCCTACATGAACATCTATTCCAATGTCGTCTACGTCCTTATTGCCCTCGGTTGTATAGCGGTCGTAGCACTTATACTTCGCCGGAAGCGGAAGACTACGTAA
- a CDS encoding DUF2500 domain-containing protein, whose amino-acid sequence MFTEPSFGGFGILFSIVPVFIVIVFAIVIIGIVTNGARYFKNARSPRESVFARVVAKRMEVRNHTSHHSNGSGGMNPVNSSRTYYYITLEFDNGARKEYLDVKNLFGLVVEGDEGYAAVQGDWIVAFERGAVY is encoded by the coding sequence ATGTTTACGGAACCGTCCTTCGGTGGCTTCGGCATCCTGTTTTCGATTGTTCCTGTTTTTATCGTCATCGTGTTCGCGATCGTCATTATCGGCATCGTCACGAACGGGGCGCGGTATTTCAAAAATGCGAGGTCGCCTCGCGAATCCGTATTTGCCCGGGTCGTCGCCAAGCGGATGGAGGTTCGCAACCATACGAGCCATCACAGCAACGGCAGCGGCGGGATGAACCCGGTCAACTCTTCCCGGACGTATTACTACATCACGTTGGAGTTCGATAACGGAGCGCGGAAAGAGTACCTCGATGTGAAAAATTTATTCGGCCTTGTCGTTGAAGGTGACGAAGGATATGCCGCCGTTCAAGGTGACTGGATCGTCGCGTTCGAACGGGGAGCGGTATACTGA